A genomic window from Pseudomonas alcaligenes includes:
- a CDS encoding TIGR02444 family protein, which produces MPTDLWNFALACYARPGVEALCLRLQEGGADVCLLLCALWLERRRVACDEQRLDQLRAIAEPWQRQVVQPLRELRRGLKTPAQSDPQLARRREQIKALELEAEQELLRRLEGASQKWQATEDAVAWLEQLVDDRDARGLLRAAANQT; this is translated from the coding sequence ATGCCCACCGACCTGTGGAATTTCGCCCTCGCCTGCTATGCCCGCCCCGGCGTGGAAGCGCTGTGCCTGCGCCTGCAGGAAGGCGGCGCGGATGTCTGCCTGCTGCTCTGTGCCCTGTGGCTGGAGCGGCGGCGGGTGGCCTGCGACGAACAGCGCCTCGACCAGCTGCGCGCCATCGCCGAACCCTGGCAGCGCCAGGTGGTGCAGCCCTTGCGCGAACTGCGCCGAGGCCTGAAGACACCGGCGCAGAGCGATCCGCAGCTGGCGCGCCGGCGTGAACAGATCAAGGCGCTGGAGTTGGAGGCCGAGCAGGAACTGCTCAGGCGGCTGGAGGGTGCGAGCCAGAAATGGCAGGCCACGGAGGATGCCGTGGCCTGGCTGGAGCAACTGGTGGACGACCGCGACGCGCGCGGACTGCTGCGCGCCGCGGCCAACCAGACTTAG
- a CDS encoding mechanosensitive ion channel domain-containing protein, which yields MEQLALLGDWREPLTLAGQILLILLLAWIGQRLVSAGITRLGERYAALPAELWLPLRGLLRWLIIGSALMLVLERLGVSAEVLWTALTGFVAVAAVAFFAIWSVLSNLFCALLIFTLGPFRLGDTVELIDSADKPGVKGRVVAINLFYTTLEDLGEEHAGALIQVPNSLFFQRAVRRWR from the coding sequence ATGGAACAACTGGCCCTGCTCGGCGACTGGCGCGAGCCCCTGACCCTGGCGGGACAGATTCTGCTGATCCTGCTGCTGGCCTGGATCGGCCAGCGCCTGGTCAGCGCCGGCATCACCCGCCTCGGCGAGCGCTACGCGGCGCTGCCGGCCGAACTCTGGCTGCCGCTGCGCGGCCTGCTGCGCTGGCTGATCATCGGCAGTGCGCTGATGCTGGTGCTGGAGCGCCTCGGCGTATCCGCCGAAGTGCTGTGGACGGCCCTGACCGGCTTCGTCGCGGTGGCCGCGGTGGCCTTCTTCGCCATCTGGAGCGTGCTGTCCAACCTGTTCTGCGCCCTGCTGATCTTCACCCTCGGCCCGTTCCGCCTGGGCGATACCGTGGAGCTGATCGACAGCGCCGACAAGCCCGGGGTGAAGGGCAGGGTGGTGGCCATCAACCTGTTCTACACCACCCTCGAAGACCTCGGCGAGGAACATGCCGGGGCGCTGATCCAGGTACCCAACAGCCTGTTCTTCCAACGCGCCGTGCGGCGCTGGCGCTGA
- a CDS encoding ATP-binding cassette domain-containing protein, whose amino-acid sequence MIRLQNLTLQRGPQRLLEGAELTLHAGQKVGLIGANGAGKSSLFALLRGELGPDAGDCQLPADWRIAHMRQEVDNLERLAVDYVLDGDVQLRAIQAELARAEAAHDGAAIARLHTELDNAQGYTADARARKLLAGLGFTAEQMDRRVGDFSGGWRMRLNLAQALMCPSELLLLDEPTNHLDLDAILWLEEWLKGYPGTLLLISHDRDFLDAVVDHVAHLELQKLTLYRGGYSAFERTRAERLAQQQQAYEKQQAQRAHMEDFIRRFKAKATKARQAQSRIKALERLEELAPAHVDSPFDFVFREADKVSSPLLNLSEARLGYGDKVVLDKVKLSLAPGARIGLLGPNGAGKSTLIKTLAGDLGVLGGSLARGENLAIGYFAQHQLDALDPKASPLLHVQRLAPSEREQTLRDFLGGFDFRGPRCDEPVLNFSGGEKARLALALIAWQKPNLLLLDEPTNHLDLEMRLALTMALQDFAGAVLVVSHDRHLLKSTTDEFLLVADGRIQPFEGDLDDYARWLIDYRARQQPQSAAAPAVDKTDKRAQRQAAAALRQQLAPHKKQADKLEQELGKLHEQLAGVEQKLGDSGLYEAARKDELRELLAEQARLKAREAEVEEAWLVALETLEALQQQLEESD is encoded by the coding sequence ATGATCCGACTCCAGAACCTCACTCTACAGCGTGGTCCGCAGCGCCTGCTCGAAGGCGCCGAACTGACCCTGCACGCCGGCCAGAAGGTCGGCCTGATCGGTGCCAATGGCGCCGGCAAATCCAGCCTGTTCGCCCTGCTGCGCGGCGAGCTCGGTCCCGACGCCGGCGACTGCCAGCTGCCGGCCGACTGGCGCATCGCCCATATGCGCCAGGAGGTGGACAACCTCGAGCGCCTGGCGGTGGACTACGTGCTCGATGGCGACGTGCAGCTGCGCGCGATCCAGGCCGAGCTGGCCAGGGCCGAGGCGGCCCATGACGGCGCCGCCATCGCCCGCCTGCACACCGAACTGGACAACGCCCAGGGCTACACGGCCGACGCCCGTGCGCGCAAGCTGCTGGCCGGCCTCGGCTTCACCGCCGAGCAGATGGACAGACGCGTCGGCGACTTTTCCGGTGGCTGGCGCATGCGCCTGAACCTGGCCCAGGCGCTGATGTGCCCGTCCGAACTGCTGCTGCTCGACGAGCCGACCAACCACCTGGATCTGGACGCCATCCTCTGGCTGGAGGAGTGGCTCAAGGGCTACCCCGGCACCCTGCTGCTGATCTCCCACGACCGTGACTTCCTCGATGCGGTGGTCGACCACGTGGCCCATCTCGAGCTGCAGAAGCTGACCCTCTACCGCGGCGGCTACTCGGCCTTCGAGCGCACCCGCGCCGAGCGCCTGGCGCAGCAGCAACAGGCCTACGAGAAGCAGCAGGCGCAGCGCGCGCACATGGAGGACTTCATCCGTCGCTTCAAGGCCAAGGCCACCAAGGCGCGCCAGGCGCAGAGCCGGATCAAGGCCCTGGAGCGTCTGGAAGAGCTGGCCCCGGCGCATGTCGACTCGCCCTTCGACTTCGTCTTCCGTGAGGCGGACAAGGTCTCCAGCCCGCTGCTCAACCTGTCCGAGGCGCGCCTCGGCTACGGCGACAAGGTGGTGCTGGACAAGGTCAAGCTGAGCCTGGCGCCCGGCGCGCGCATCGGCCTGCTGGGGCCCAACGGCGCCGGCAAGTCGACCCTGATCAAGACCCTGGCCGGCGACCTCGGTGTGCTCGGCGGCAGCCTGGCGCGCGGCGAGAACCTGGCCATCGGCTACTTCGCCCAGCACCAGCTCGACGCCCTCGACCCCAAGGCCAGCCCGCTGCTGCATGTGCAGCGCCTGGCGCCGAGCGAGCGCGAGCAGACCCTGCGCGACTTCCTCGGCGGCTTCGATTTCCGGGGGCCGCGTTGCGACGAGCCGGTGCTCAACTTCTCCGGCGGCGAGAAGGCGCGCCTGGCCCTGGCCCTGATCGCCTGGCAGAAGCCCAACCTGCTGCTGCTCGACGAACCGACCAACCACCTCGACCTGGAAATGCGCCTGGCCCTGACCATGGCCCTGCAGGACTTCGCCGGCGCCGTGCTGGTGGTGTCGCACGACCGCCACCTGCTCAAGAGCACCACCGACGAGTTCCTCCTGGTGGCCGACGGGCGCATCCAGCCGTTCGAGGGCGACCTCGACGACTACGCCCGCTGGCTGATCGACTACCGTGCCCGCCAGCAGCCGCAGAGCGCGGCAGCACCGGCCGTCGACAAGACCGACAAGCGCGCCCAGCGCCAGGCCGCCGCCGCCCTGCGCCAGCAGCTGGCGCCGCACAAGAAGCAGGCCGACAAGCTGGAGCAGGAGCTGGGCAAGCTCCACGAGCAGCTCGCCGGCGTCGAGCAGAAGCTCGGCGACAGCGGCCTGTACGAGGCCGCGCGCAAGGACGAGCTGCGCGAGCTGCTGGCCGAGCAGGCCCGCCTCAAGGCCCGCGAGGCCGAGGTGGAGGAGGCCTGGCTGGTGGCGCTGGAGACCCTGGAGGCGCTGCAGCAGCAACTGGAGGAGAGCGACTGA